Proteins co-encoded in one Xanthomonas campestris pv. badrii genomic window:
- a CDS encoding bifunctional alpha/beta hydrolase/class I SAM-dependent methyltransferase, which produces MSEVVERQFASFDGASLFYRHWPAAASGAAPKAVVLLHRGHEHSGRVVHLAEELDLPDAQFFAWDARGNGRSPGARGDAPGFEALVRDLDSFIAHLGSAQGIAVQDIAVIAQSVGAVVAATWVHDYAPPLRALVLASPAFKVKLYVPFARAGLTLMHALRGNFFVNSYVKPQWLTHDAQRVESYRSDPLITRPISVRVLLGLYAAADRVVADAQAITVPTQLLVSGADLVVHRGPQDRFYENLRSPIKQRHWLPGFFHDTLGERDRALAIAPIRAFVQARFEQPPMRADLRDAHRAGPSFDEAERLAWPPQRNSLQDLRWRGVRAGLRLGGTLSEGIALGLQTGFDSGSTLDYIYRNQARGRGPLGRLIDRTYLDAIGWRGIRIRGAHLGELLRDAASRLRQAGQPVRVLDVAAGHGRYVLEALGSGAQRADAIVLRDFSPLNVTQGSVLIRTLGADDIARFEHGDAFDPAALAAVQPAPTLAVVSGLYELFADNDQVARSLAGLAAAVQPGGYLLYTGQPWHPQLEFIARALTSHRDGVAWVMRRRSQQEMDGLVEAAGFAKLAQRIDAFGIFTVSLAQRIQA; this is translated from the coding sequence ATGAGTGAGGTTGTAGAGCGGCAGTTCGCCAGTTTCGATGGTGCCTCGCTGTTTTATCGGCATTGGCCGGCAGCGGCATCGGGCGCGGCGCCCAAGGCGGTAGTGCTGCTGCATCGCGGGCATGAGCATTCCGGCCGGGTGGTGCATCTGGCCGAGGAGCTGGATCTGCCCGATGCGCAGTTCTTCGCCTGGGATGCGCGCGGCAATGGCCGCTCGCCGGGCGCGCGCGGCGATGCGCCCGGCTTCGAGGCGCTGGTGCGCGACCTGGACAGTTTCATCGCCCATCTGGGCAGCGCGCAGGGCATTGCGGTGCAGGACATCGCGGTGATCGCACAAAGCGTGGGCGCGGTGGTGGCGGCGACCTGGGTGCACGACTACGCGCCACCCCTGCGCGCGCTGGTGCTGGCCTCGCCGGCGTTCAAGGTCAAGCTGTACGTGCCGTTCGCACGCGCAGGGCTGACGCTGATGCATGCGCTGCGCGGCAATTTCTTCGTCAACAGCTACGTCAAGCCGCAGTGGTTGACGCATGACGCGCAGCGCGTGGAAAGCTACCGCAGCGATCCGTTGATCACCCGCCCGATCTCGGTACGCGTGCTGCTGGGCCTGTATGCGGCCGCAGATCGCGTGGTGGCCGATGCGCAGGCGATCACCGTGCCGACCCAGTTGCTGGTGTCCGGCGCGGACTTGGTGGTGCATCGCGGCCCGCAGGACCGCTTCTACGAAAACCTGCGCTCGCCGATCAAGCAACGGCACTGGTTGCCCGGGTTCTTCCACGACACCCTGGGCGAGCGCGACCGCGCGCTGGCGATCGCGCCGATCCGCGCGTTCGTGCAGGCACGCTTCGAACAGCCGCCGATGCGCGCCGACCTGCGCGATGCGCATCGTGCCGGGCCCAGTTTCGACGAGGCCGAGCGGCTGGCCTGGCCGCCGCAACGCAACAGCCTGCAGGATCTGCGCTGGCGCGGCGTGCGGGCGGGTCTGCGCCTGGGAGGAACGCTGTCCGAGGGCATCGCGCTGGGCCTGCAGACCGGTTTCGATTCCGGCAGCACGCTGGATTACATCTATCGCAACCAGGCACGCGGACGCGGCCCGCTCGGGCGCCTGATCGACCGCACGTATCTCGATGCGATCGGCTGGCGCGGCATTCGCATCCGTGGCGCGCACCTGGGCGAGTTGCTGCGCGATGCCGCCAGCCGGCTGCGCCAGGCAGGCCAGCCGGTGCGCGTGCTGGACGTGGCCGCCGGCCATGGCCGCTACGTGCTGGAAGCGTTGGGCAGCGGTGCGCAACGCGCCGATGCGATCGTGCTGCGCGACTTCAGCCCGCTCAACGTGACCCAGGGCAGTGTGTTGATCCGCACGCTGGGCGCCGACGATATCGCCCGCTTCGAACACGGCGATGCCTTCGACCCGGCGGCATTGGCGGCGGTGCAGCCGGCGCCGACCCTGGCGGTGGTGTCGGGCCTGTACGAGCTGTTTGCCGACAACGACCAGGTGGCGCGTTCGCTCGCCGGCCTGGCCGCCGCAGTGCAGCCGGGTGGCTATCTGCTCTACACCGGCCAGCCATGGCATCCGCAGCTGGAGTTCATCGCGCGCGCGCTGACCAGCCATCGCGATGGCGTGGCATGGGTGATGCGCCGGCGCAGCCAGCAGGAGATGGATGGCCTGGTGGAAGCGGCCGGATTTGCCAAGCTGGCGCAGCGCATCGATGCATTCGGCATCTTCACCGTGTCGCTGGCGCAGCGGATCCAGGCATGA
- a CDS encoding phosphatase PAP2/dual specificity phosphatase family protein, which yields MTPGARPTGRAALWLAVLGPFFFLSYGLANTLAGRAGSVPSVVFDWEHGMPFWPWTIVPYWSIDLFYAASFFVCRTRRELDTHALRLLSAQLLCVACFLLWPLRYSFVRPETDGVFGWLFALLLGFDKPFNQAPSLHVVLLVVLWVRYAQQLPGMWRWLLHGWFALIGVSVLTTYQHHFLDIPTGLAAGWLCVWLWPERIAAPFAQARPAREARRWQLAAAYLTGALISAALARWSGGAGWWALWLSLSLGLVALNYAALGPLGFQKRSDGRLSLAARWLFAPYLLAAWCNARVWTRRDPLPRMVCDDVWLGRIPLPAQRAGFAAVVDLSAELSLRAARPHDQVIAMLDLVPPPPASLAAAADAIEAARTQGAVLVCCALGYSRSAASVASWLVRSGRARDVDAAIAQLRAVRPTIVLGHAHRAAIVAACGGHDSDDTVPERRPR from the coding sequence ATGACGCCAGGCGCGCGTCCGACCGGCCGTGCCGCGCTGTGGCTGGCAGTGCTGGGGCCGTTCTTCTTTCTCAGCTACGGTCTGGCCAATACCCTGGCCGGGCGCGCGGGCAGCGTGCCCTCGGTGGTGTTCGACTGGGAACACGGCATGCCGTTCTGGCCGTGGACCATCGTGCCGTATTGGTCGATCGACCTGTTCTACGCCGCCTCGTTCTTCGTCTGCCGCACCCGGCGCGAACTGGATACGCATGCGCTGCGCCTGCTCAGTGCACAGCTGCTCTGCGTCGCCTGCTTTTTGCTGTGGCCGTTGCGCTACAGCTTCGTGCGGCCGGAAACCGACGGCGTATTCGGTTGGCTGTTCGCGCTGTTGCTGGGCTTCGATAAACCCTTCAATCAGGCGCCATCGCTGCACGTCGTGCTGCTGGTGGTGTTGTGGGTGCGCTATGCGCAGCAGTTGCCCGGCATGTGGCGCTGGCTGTTGCACGGCTGGTTCGCGCTGATCGGGGTGTCGGTGCTGACCACGTATCAGCATCATTTTCTGGACATCCCCACCGGGCTGGCGGCCGGCTGGCTATGCGTGTGGCTGTGGCCCGAGCGCATTGCCGCGCCCTTTGCACAGGCGCGGCCGGCGCGCGAGGCACGCCGTTGGCAGCTGGCTGCGGCGTACCTGACGGGCGCGCTCATCAGCGCGGCGCTGGCGCGATGGAGCGGCGGCGCCGGGTGGTGGGCGCTGTGGCTGAGCCTGTCGCTGGGCCTGGTCGCGTTGAACTACGCAGCGCTTGGCCCGCTCGGCTTTCAAAAACGCAGCGATGGACGCCTGAGCCTGGCCGCGCGCTGGTTGTTCGCGCCGTATCTGCTGGCCGCCTGGTGCAACGCGCGGGTGTGGACGCGCCGCGACCCGCTCCCGCGCATGGTCTGCGATGACGTCTGGCTGGGCCGCATTCCACTGCCCGCACAGCGCGCCGGGTTTGCTGCAGTGGTGGATCTCAGCGCCGAATTGTCGCTGCGCGCAGCACGCCCGCACGACCAGGTCATTGCGATGCTGGATCTGGTGCCGCCGCCGCCCGCCAGCCTGGCGGCAGCCGCAGACGCCATCGAAGCCGCCCGCACCCAGGGCGCGGTGCTGGTGTGTTGCGCGCTGGGCTATTCGCGCAGTGCGGCCAGCGTTGCAAGCTGGCTGGTACGCAGCGGCCGCGCCCGGGACGTGGATGCGGCCATTGCGCAGCTGCGCGCAGTGCGCCCGACGATCGTGCTTGGGCACGCCCATCGCGCGGCCATCGTGGCGGCGTGCGGCGGCCATGACAGCGACGACACCGTGCCGGAACGGAGACCACGATGA